A region from the Triticum urartu cultivar G1812 chromosome 1, Tu2.1, whole genome shotgun sequence genome encodes:
- the LOC125556300 gene encoding rubisco accumulation factor 1, chloroplastic-like, translating to MLSVSHPHPAASTGPRHRKPLSTAHHRRRRCTYTIAALILPGGGGPRGSPPNGGKLILPGSGGGGGGRGGGGGGGMLPRTPPPTAPPGQLYQPFHPPPNPLPETYRNLDLTERLAVLRDRMGRWYEYAPLISSLSREGFTPASIEEATGMSGVEQNRLVVASQVRDSLISDDFPDDLLHYFDSYGGPDLLYELRFLNARQRIVATKHTIERRLESKGVRELARSMKDFPQRRGDEGWDAFDRHSAGDCLAYARFRLSREAIANEDRIPELERSLDVVETESARARVELEIERAIKKAAGEEVEELEAEIDARPAVPVVRLMYGEISEASIVLLLPVVKETDGVKAVDLAPRRSQTDADLGIVEVDKGWARWAVLPGWAPVMAVADEAVVIELADGRVLPWRSAENERVLVVADRKRKEVVDEGIYVLEKGGKLVVERGKKLLEEGISQAAAEVVTVVRPPKDEEDIIVGDEWD from the coding sequence ATGCTCTCCGTCTCCCACCCCCACCCGGCGGCCTCTACCGGCCCGCGCCACCGCAAGCCCCTCTCCACCGCCCACCACCGCCGGCGTCGATGCACCTACACCATCGCCGCACTCATCCTCCCCGGAGGCGGTGGACCCCGGGGCAGCCCCCCGAACGGCGGCAAGCTCATCCTCCCCggcagcggcggaggcggcgggggcCGCGGAGGGGGAGGCGGCGGTGGAATGCTCCCCCGCACCCCGCCACCGACGGCCCCGCCGGGCCAGCTGTACCAGCCCTTCCACCCGCCGCCTAACCCCCTGCCCGAGACTTACCGCAACCTCGACCTCACTGAGCGCCTCGCCGTGCTCCGCGACCGCATGGGCCGCTGGTACGAGTACGCGCCCCTCATCTCCTCCCTCTCCCGCGAGGGCTTCACCCCGGCCTCCATCGAGGAGGCCACCGGCATGTCCGGCGTCGAGCAAAaccgcctcgtcgtcgcctcccaGGTCCGCGACTCCCTCATCTCCGACGACTTCCCCGACGATCTCCTACACTACTTCGACTCCTACGGCGGGCCCGACCTCCTGTACGAGCTCCGCTTCCTCAACGCCCGCCAGCGCATCGTCGCCACCAAGCACACCATCGAGAGGCGCCTCGAGTCCAAGGGCGTGCGCGAGCTCGCGCGCTCTATGAAGGACTTCCCGCAGCGCCGCGGCGACGAAGGATGGGACGCCTTCGACAGGCACTCCGCCGGCGACTGCCTCGCGTACGCGCGCTTCCGGCTGTCGCGGGAGGCCATCGCCAACGAGGACCGCATCCCCGAGCTGGAGCGCTCGCTCGACGTGGTCGAGACCGAGTCGGCCAGGGCGCGGGTGGAGCTCGAGATTGAGAGGGCCATCAAGAAGGCCGCCGGAGAGGAGGTGGAGGAGCTCGAGGCCGAAATCGACGCACGGCCCGCGGTGCCGGTGGTGCGGCTCATGTACGGCGAGATCTCCGAGGCgtccatcgtgctgctgctgccGGTTGTAAAAGAAACAGACGGCGTCAAGGCCGTGGACCTCGCGCCGAGGAGGAGCCAGACGGACGCGGACCTCGGCATCGTGGAGGTGGACAAGGGGTGGGCGCGCTGGGCGGTGCTGCCGGGCTGGGCCCCAGTCATGGCGGTGGCCGACGAGGCGGTGGTGATCGAGTTGGCGGACGGGCGGGTGCTGCCGTGGCGGTCGGCGGAGAACGAGAGAGTGCTGGTGGTGGCCGACCGGAAACGGAAGGAGGTGGTGGACGAGGGGATATACGTGCTGGAGAAGGGAGGGAAGCTGGTGGTGGAGAGGGGCAAGAAGTTGTTGGAGGAAGGCATTAGCCAGGCCGCCGCGGAGGTGGTGACCGTCGTCCGGCCACCCAAAGACGAGGAAGACATCATCGTCGGCGACGAGTGGGACTAA